In Dioscorea cayenensis subsp. rotundata cultivar TDr96_F1 chromosome 11, TDr96_F1_v2_PseudoChromosome.rev07_lg8_w22 25.fasta, whole genome shotgun sequence, a single genomic region encodes these proteins:
- the LOC120272431 gene encoding RING-H2 finger protein ATL79-like, which translates to MPVPAHDEFPTTRNSTNKWGPYSGAGDFSTSMVIVLAILLCTLLFALIIVAFFRIILSNRRNRLIISDDVHHNTTTNNNNNNNKEVIISDIVVQDDAIPTLRFSAGTKLAGVGAECAICLNEFAEGDGVRVLPACNHGFHVKCIEGWFVSHSSCPTCRRSCRAAPVDLTAENGLMEMV; encoded by the coding sequence atgccagTACCAGCACATGatgagtttccaacaacaagaaaCAGCACAAACAAATGGGGTCCATACTCCGGCGCCGGAGACTTCAGCACAAGCATGGTCATAGTCCTTGCCATCCTCCTCTGCACTCTACTCTTCGCCCTCATCATTGTCGCCTTCTTCCGCATCATTCTCTCCAACCGTCGTAACCGTCTCATCATTTCCGACGATGTCCACCacaacaccaccaccaacaataacaacaacaacaataaagaaGTAATAATATCAGATATTGTAGTACAAGATGATGCAATTCCGACACTTAGATTTTCCGCCGGAACAAAACTGGCTGGAGTTGGGGCGGAGTGTGCTATTTGTTTGAATGAGTTTGCTGAGGGAGATGGAGTCAGAGTTTTGCCTGCATGCAACCATGGATTTCACGTTAAGTGCATTGAAGGATGGTTTGTTTCTCATTCTTCTTGTCCTACTTGTCGCCGGAGCTGCCGTGCTGCTCCGGTTGATCTGACGGCTGAGAATGGTTTGATGGAAATGGTTTAG